In Aestuariibaculum lutulentum, one DNA window encodes the following:
- a CDS encoding GNAT family N-acetyltransferase, protein MTIKTFDAFSRLSIIDINRITNFLYRYSGEFRDTKSAIKKSILYAAKEIPGLGGYVFVVEQHNEIIGATVVNRTGMNEYIPENILVYIAVKEEYRDQGIGSELIKYTKTYCDGDISIHVNKDNPVIKLFEKQGFKPRNIEMRLVKD, encoded by the coding sequence ATGACTATTAAAACTTTTGATGCCTTTTCGAGGCTGTCAATTATTGATATCAATCGAATAACTAATTTTTTGTACCGTTATTCAGGAGAATTCAGAGATACAAAAAGTGCTATAAAGAAATCTATTCTGTATGCCGCCAAAGAAATTCCCGGGTTGGGAGGTTATGTATTTGTTGTAGAACAGCATAACGAGATTATTGGTGCAACGGTAGTAAACCGTACGGGTATGAACGAGTATATTCCCGAGAATATTCTGGTTTATATTGCCGTAAAGGAAGAGTATAGAGATCAAGGTATTGGAAGCGAATTAATTAAGTATACAAAAACGTATTGCGATGGCGATATTTCAATTCATGTAAATAAAGATAATCCGGTAATTAAATTATTCGAAAAACAAGGGTTTAAACCCCGAAATATCGAAATGCGACTGGTTAAAGACTAG